The Cinclus cinclus chromosome 28, bCinCin1.1, whole genome shotgun sequence genome window below encodes:
- the LOC134054248 gene encoding uncharacterized protein LOC134054248 gives MGLRPGQAPMWVPGSCPTCPTLLTHSTHRWPPQHPPLTHSTHLSHTPTQSPPLPHAAPTSRTLTQSTQLPPAAPTSCIHSTRFTRTQSTHCSPTAPTLCTPAPGAPTSQLTAPTPRRPASGTPTSYPEHPPPTRSTHLSLTAATSHLQSPPPAPPQLPPLADPHPEHPPAQAHRERAPRAPSRPRTAGQRCRCPCPVLTWRPLRRRMLGSSIPPRRRRLPLRPLRPVRPVRPAGAPGAPPSGPAASPDAHQHPARGWHGTARGWHNTAWGWHSSGLARHGKG, from the coding sequence ATGGGGCTCAGACCCGGCCAGGCTCCCATGTGGGTGCCCGGctcctgtcccacctgtcccacACTGCTCACACACAGCACCCATCGCTGGCCCCCGCAGCACCCAcctctcacccacagcacccacCTCTCTCACACACCCACGCAGAGCCCCCCTCTCCCACACGCAGCACCCACTTCTCGCACCCTCACGCAGAGCACCCAACTCCCACCCGCAGCACCCACCTCTTGCATACACAGCACCCGCTTCACACGCACCCAGAGCACCCACTGCTCTCCTACAGCACCCACCCTTTGCACGCCCGCCCCCGGAGCACCCACCTCTCAACTTACAGCACCCACCCCTCGCAGACCCGCATCCGGAACACCCACCTCTTACCCCGAACACCCACCTCCCACCCGGAGCACCCACCTCTCACTCACAGCAGCCACCTCTCACCTACAGAGcccgccccccgcgcccccgCAGCTCCCACCCCTTGCAGACCCGCACCCCGAGCAccccccagcccaggctcaCCGGGAGCGGGCTCCCCGCGCTCCCTCCCGGCCCCGCACCGCCGGCCAACGCTGCCGGTGCCCGTGCCCGGTGCTCACCTGGAGGCCCCTGCGCCGCAGGATGCTGGGCTCGTCCatcccgccgcgccgccgccgcctcccgctGCGCCCGCTCCGCCCGGTGCGCCCGGTCCGCCCCGCCGGTGCGCCCGGGGCGCCGCCCAGCGGCCCCGCCGCGTCACCGGACGCGCATCAGcacccagcccggggctggCACGGCACGGCTCGGGGCTGGCACAACACAGCttggggctggcacagcagcgGGCTGGCACGACATGGCAAGGGCTGA
- the IL12RB1 gene encoding interleukin-12 receptor subunit beta-1, with protein sequence MEILNQNHRDGVKMVNPRWRRPAPHHWEGGTQGVWGENHRCSCSDSPYEHHGKLTTAAPLLPPCTGWSLGCRSLQPLPCPAGTVAAHDVSCWKKCNTPKLFHCSWQPLGPTGNTSYVLNFCFENHSLCRRFKVGTVTNYSPLHSQVYIFENTTAWVEARWGDQVHRTPNHTFYLNKAVKLDPPPTGMPFSKSGGRLRVQVPQPQCRGLEQPPQLEARFWRVGDSRWTQVRTGHRVTCETVMVTGEGVSAPSPVTCALGVNGTFVVQLRQKPPHWSSYWSDWSSNISVPEEILGRPVLSHQLGKLGRDGQRVLRLSWQPVLKEQRDVTYKLDVHMLACGCAESDEKDTVVLRWEETERNLTLSGAEYEILLSAVNAAGPGPAQQLRVPAEQRADLSFKEISVAGGTVTARWEAPVPGDAFCFEQQILPGPPKQGVCIQQEFPANSSHVERGALGAPGCHRLAVHGWDAERGWATFALWHLYSSNDSLVVPINISTGDAAVVLQWKPSPRAACPGALAKYLICHVAEGDNVTYSEVDATASNYTLQNLQPGTAYRVGVWEVTEDREGTCRVWWHFQTKALVRGVHSTMCSPSPQKVSRVPVGGRDVTSQPCLSPGPQGAVWRGNLKYLGISLGLPAAAAIYHLTKKRARRLLFPPLPKPVGAKAIQFSASEMSQVRCKPRTGFLEPLERFNPAELLLTEPNPSQETTDTGAQTAVPQPDVPQPGPALEKPAAVVVTPAGCGDELPFAYRRQDMLSPLGSPSSGSTRCTGHPPGEEGEEEEEEEEEEEARQGLHQLLIPIALLISDKPIIIRDEEGWDPSPQKSVP encoded by the exons ATGGAGATACTCAACCAAAACCACAGGGATGGAGTAAAGATGGTGAATCCCCGCTGGCGGCGGCCAGCGCCGCACCACTGGGAAGGGGGAAcacagggggtttggggtgagaATCACCGGTGCAGCTGCTCTGATTCCCCATATGAGCATCATGGCAAGCTGACAACAGCCGCACCACTGCTCCCTCCATGCACGGGATGGAGTTTGGGATGCAGAAGCCTCCAGCCGCTGCCCTGTCCCGCAGGCACCGTGGCAGCCCACGATGTCTCCTGCTGGAAGAAATGCAATACCCCCAAGCTTTTCCactgctcctggcagcccctCGGCCCCACCGGCAACACCTCCTACGTCCTGAACTTCTG ctttgAGAATCACAGCCTATGCCGCCGATTTAAGGTGGGCACAGTGACAAACTACAGCCCCCTGCATAGCCAAGTGTACATCTTCGAGAACACCACGGCCTGGGTGGAGGCACGCTGGGGGGACCAGGTCCATAGGACCCCCAACCACACCTTTTACctcaacaaggctg TCAAACTGGATCCACCTCCTACTGGGATGCCCTTCTCTAAGAGTGGTGGCCGGCTGAGAGTGCAGGTGCCACAGCCACAGTGCCGTGGCCTGGAGCAGCCACCACAGCTTGAAGCTCGTTTCTGGAGGGTGGGAGACAGCAGGTGGACACAGGTAAGAACTGGACACAGG GTGACATGTGAGACTGTGATGGTGACAGGTGAAGGTGTCTCAG CCCCCTCtccagtgacctgtgccctggggGTCAATGGCACCTTCGTGGTCCAGCTCCGGCAAAAGCCTCCCCACTGGAGCAGCTACTGGAGTGACTGGAGCAGCAACATCTCTGTTCCCGAGG AAATCCTGGGGAGACCAGTGCTGAGCCATCAACTGGGCAAACTGGGGAGAGATGGGCAGCGGGTGCTGAGGCTGAGCTGGCAG ccagTCCTCAAAGAGCAAAGAGATGTCACCTACAAGCTGGACGTCCACATGTTGGCGTGCGGCTGTGCAGAGTCAGATGAGAAGGACACTGTGGTGCTGCgctgggaggagacagagcGCAACCTCACCCTCTCCGGGGCGGAATACGAAATCCTGCTGAGCGCGGTCAAtgccgcggggccggggccggcgcAGCAGCTCCGTGTGCCGGCAGAGCAGCGCGCGG ATCTCAGCTTCAAGGAGATCAGCGTGGCCGGCGGCACCGTGACTGCGCGCTGGGAAGCGCCGGTCCCTGGCGATGCCTTCTGCTTCGAGCAGCAGATACTGCCAGGGCCTCCGAAACAGGGAGTCTGcatccagcaggaattccctgCCAACAGCAGCCACGTGGAAAGAG GAGCGCTGGGAGCTCCGGGCTGTCACCGCCTGGCCGTGCACGGCTGGGACGCGGAGCGCGGCTGGGCCACCTTCGCCCTGTGGCACCTCTACAGCAGCAACG ATTCGCTGGTCGTGCCCATCAACATCAGCACCGGAGACGCCGCCGTTGTCCTCCAGTGGAAACCGTCCCCACGTGCCGCCTGTCCCGGCGCGCTGGCCAAGTACCTCATCTGCCACGTGGCCGAGGGGGACAATGTGACCT ACAGTGAAGTGGATGCCACGGCATCAAACTACACCCTCCAAAAcctccagcctggcacagcctaCAGGGTGGGTGTTTGGGAGGTGACAGAGGACAGAGAGGGGACCTGCAGGGTTTGGTGGCACTTCCAGACCAAGGCGCTGG TACGGGGTGTTCACTCCACTATGTGCTCACCCTCACCCCAAAAGGTCTCCCGTGTTCCCGTTGGGGGCAGGGATGTCACCAGCCAGCCATGCCTATCCCCAGGTCCCCAGGGAGCAGTGTGGAGAGGCAATCTGAAGTACCTGGGCATTTCGCTTGGTCTCCCCGCCGCAGCTGCCATCTACCACCTGACCAAAAAGAG GGCTCGCCGCCTCCTCTTCCCACCCCTTCCCAAGCCCGTGGGCGCCAAAGCCATCCAGTTCTCGGCCAGCGAGATGAGCCAGGTGAGGTGTAAG CCCCGGACAGGCTTCCTGGAGCCCTTGGAGAGGTTCAACCCAGCCGAGCTGCTGCTGACGGAGCCGAATCCCAGCCAAGAGACGACTGACACGGGCGCCCAGACTGCGGTGCCGCAGCCCGACGTGCCGCAGCCCGGCCCCGCGCTGGAAAAGCCGGCGGCAGTGGTGGTGACCCCGGCGGGCTGTGGGGACGAGCTGCCCTTCGCCTACCGCAGGCAGGACATGCTGAGCCCCCTGGGGTCTCCATCCTCCGGCAGCACCCGCTGCACCGGGCACCCACCcggagaggagggggaggaagaggaggaggaggaggaggaagaggaggcaagGCAGGGTCTGCACCAGCTGCTGATCCCCATTGCCCTGCTCATCTCCGACAAACCCATCATCATCAGGGATGAGGAAGGGTGGGATCCCTCGCCGCAGAAGTCCGTGCCGTAG